The genome window TGTGTGAGAGGCGGACGCCCGCCGAGTACTTTGGCTTGCCGGCCGCCGGCCCGCGGTACACCCTCTGCCAGGAGCCGTCGGCGTCCACGCGGGTCCTGCCGTCGCCGCTCTTCCACACGTTGCCCTGGCCCTGCACCCCCA of Schistocerca serialis cubense isolate TAMUIC-IGC-003099 chromosome 2, iqSchSeri2.2, whole genome shotgun sequence contains these proteins:
- the LOC126457393 gene encoding uncharacterized protein LOC126457393, producing the protein MKAAVLLVVLSAIALSCAFPSPKDKEDRGGVDVDVHREKGVGTVVGVQGQGNVWKSGDGRTRVDADGSWQRVYRGPAAGKPKYSAGVRLSHRW